The Vitis vinifera cultivar Pinot Noir 40024 chromosome 16, ASM3070453v1 DNA segment tattgaACACATTAAAcacaaaatgataatatataatagatAATCATTGAgaaccaaaaaaatataatttaaaatgcaatagacaaaaaattgaagttttttagtttttttaaatatccaatttataagttttaagaaaaaaagtgtATAGAGTAAAAagataataatgattttttattgaaaaacaagtacttttttatgattaaaaaaataacattttattttcccccattttttttatatagattatatttctTGTTGTCAAATTtcattctattattattttaagtttgaCAACTCATGCATATGTGTTATAATTTCATagcaataattaaaatacatgTTAGATATACCTTCTAAATTTTCTATGTTGGATATGgctatgaaattttttatattgcatgatatatatttttaatataactaATGATCTCAATATAAATTTAGaagtaatatattaataaagttTATCATACAcctttatgaaataaaatattcaaagattattaaattttagaCAATCTTGTtacaaaatctaattttgaaccCAACGTAAAtcctaagaaaaataaatacattttttttaataaaaaaatgcacattcttcacaaaaaaaaaaaaaaaaaaaaaaaaaaaacattatttttaggGTGAATCAGGACCCAATCACTTATTATGTCCTAAATCGTCATTTAGGGAATCTTGGGAATGACTTGCAACCTTGCCATACCCCTAAATCAAACTTCAAACCCCACTtacattttaaagaaaaatacatacattCTTTTTGGGATGAACTAGGACCTCAATCACCCTTATTATGTCCCAAATAATCATTTGGGGGACCTTGGGAAGTGATTTGAGATCTTCCCTTACCCTGAAATCAAATTTGGAATCTCACatacatttttaagaaaaatatgtacatttaGGACAAACTTAGAAATCATGTCCCAAGGTCCCTAAATGACTATTTAGGCCATAAATAAAGGTGATTATGGGGATTAAGGTCTCGGTTCACCCTTTAAagaatgtatatatattttttaagaatgtacTATTTTTCTTAAGGTTGTATGTGGGCTTCAAAATTGAATTCCAGGGTGGGGTAAGGTCACAAATCACTCCCCAAGGGCCCTCAAATTATTATTTAGGGTATAATAAGGGTGATTGGGTCCTAGTTTGTTCTAAAAAGaatgtatatatttttgtgaataaTGTATGTGGAGTTCCTAATTTGTTTTCAGGGTGGGGAAAGGTAGCAAATCACTCATTGAGATCCCCTAAATGACTATTTATGATATAATAAGAGTGATTGGGGTCTCCGTTTGCCCTAAAAAATGTAggtatttttcttaaggatgtgtGTGAGgttctaaatttgattttaagatGGGGAAGGTCTCAAAATGCTTCTCGAGGTACCCCAAATGACTATTTAGAACATAATAAAGGTGATTGGGGTCTTGGTTCACcttaagggggtgtttggtacacgggaatagggagtaggaatagacatctcattccttttctcccttattcctatgtttggataaatgttaagaaggcggaaatgaaataaaaaattattccggcagaaatcaaatccaacttatgagtcggatttgcattcattaaaagtaggtggtattctgattcattaaacctatttgataatataaaataacctaaattactattttaccctcttatcttgttcttcaaacccgatgtttatcttctttgcaaaggtagagatccattcatcatccacttcttatcttctttgcaaaggtagagacccactcatcatccaattctctgcaacaagtgattctaccaaattgaatcaattaaaccttccatgatatttaaaaaaaaaaattcaatttctaatttatagggttttggatgttcattttgattgttggatctAGGATTCGTCATTGTTTGCTGCAACTAGGTTCTGAAAACTCCCTTCTATATCTTCGATCaggtttaccttattttctctttcttcttctacttctttatatgtgtttcttcttctctataaatcgattaatttttttttattaatttatgtttgaaatctttgatgtttctttatcttgtattaatggaaactggagagaaaaattgaaatggttggaaaaagatttttcgatttcacatgtttacaatattgaaaatttttaatggttaggaaaaaaataaaaagaaaaaaacaaataaaaacaaaaattttttaaggttatggattttatcgaatatgatacttgttgaaaattagaataaatttgaattcttttatttcctcttttgaaaataggaaaaacatttgctagctttgagaatttaaatattataataaataatttttttttgaaaaatataattttataactacttaagcatgacaaattattcaaatttttaataaaaataataattgaatatttgtgcattagggttatacgattttttatggttaattttttatttattgagtgtatatatatattttttagtcttattatttaataacaaaaaacctctcaaattttattttttaaaaataaaagtaaaaataaaaaaatattttaaattatatgtaaggatattattgtaaatttatttccttttcattttcattcctattattattaaacattggaatggaaacaaataatcattctaatcttgcattcctaaattcatccaaatgctagaaatgaaatcatcaaattcattccattccactaagaaataggaaaggaaacaaaatattatttcaattccctattccgacgtaccaaacaccccctaagaGGAATGTAtatgtttttcttaaaaatgcaCATGGAGTTTGAAATTGGATTTCAAGGTGGGGTAAGGTCGCAAATCACTTTCTTAGGTCCCTTAAATGACTATTTAGGACATAATAAAGGTTATTGGGGTCTCAATTCACCTTAAAAATATGtaggtatttttttttgttaaaaatgtaCATATTTTGATTAAGAATGTATgcatttttcttaaggatgcaTGTGGGGTTCAAAATTGGATTTAGTGAGAGGATCatctaaaatttaatattctttgaatattttatttcatgaaGGTGTATGATGAACTTTATTACATTACTTCTAAGTTTATATTGAGAtcatcaattatattaaataaaaatatattatgcaatataaaaaaatttatagccATACattgaacataaaaaattttgacGGTATATCTAacatgtattttaattttcactATGAGATTATGACAAATATGCATCacttgtaaaatttaaaataataataatagaaaagaaTTTTGACAACAAGAAATATAgtttatagatatataaaaaatggagaaaaataaaatattattttttaatcataaaaaataacaaaagtagttatttttcaatgaaaaataattattatatttttactttagattgtttatatgcatttttattcttaaaaattataaattaaatattttaaaaaactaaaaaatttcaattttttgtctATTGCATTTTaggttatattttatttatctaatgattatctattatattatattattttgtatttaatgtGTTCAATAAAACGACTGAAaccaataaatatgaaaagataaaacatgaaaaatttgaaattaaaaaggtTTTAGAAGGAAAACTATGGTGGctttgatatattttaaaaaaaatatcaaaacggatatgaagagaaaaaaaaaaagtgttgttaaatgataaaaatggaaaaaggataTTATAAGAGAAGGTAAAACGGATTGTTGAAGCCTAAATTGGTCTTATTGCGCTATGCAAAAAATGTTGGACGTTGAGCTCTTGTGATTTAGGATTTtgttagagaataaaaaattgtgtgTAACCGCAATCAAGAGGGAAATTAGAGCATTCATCATTGTAACCCttctatctttatttgattagTAGATTCTTTAGTGTTAGTGCACTCGATCACATTAATCATCAAAGTATATTaaaatttcttatctttttctttatttttattcatgtgTGTGATTATGTTGACACgttgtacatatatatatatatatatttctttatttaattcaaGATATTTGCTTATTAATATCCAATAGGTCATACATACCTTTATAAACAAGAAACATGCATGCATAAAATATATGGATAGTCCTTGAAAAACACATTTAACCATAGTTTTATTGCCTCTAGAATagtttattaagaaaaaaaagacaataaaacATTCgtcatttttcttataaaaatttagaagtaaatagaaaatatcataAGATATTTATTCGATGATAGTAACCATTGAAGTATCACAATCAAAATTCATGCTCAAGTCAATGTCATGGAAGAACTTCATCCaactttttctttaaaacctaTCCTCCCATTTAATATTGCATTTGATGATAATTATAAAGAGGTACAAATTTTGTGGTCCAGTTACAAGGACACTTATCCAAATAACATCATTCCAATAATTGATTTCTCTTGTTTTGGTAAAAAGGAATAATTTTAGGgatatttgattaaatgacTTTAAACATTATTGAAATTGTAAGAACAACTCcttttgcttattttttatttttttatttttcttttaaaaaaaaagaaaaagaaaagaaaacccattttggacattgttacccttcttttttcctcaaaaattgCATTTCCTCCTATTCATGAATCATTTCCCTCCTATTTCTCCATTTTAGATATCCCGTTCTTCTCTCCATATATTTGTTCCCTCCATGCTttcttccttcaaatttttagtGAAGTTCAAAGCCATAACAGGGATTGATAGATAAAAATCAACCAAAACTatctcatatttcttttttcaagatTTGAAGTTGTTTTTGTTAGGAaatgtcccaaattcctaataaattcctttttgtaaagaatattatatagaatatttctaagttgatatattattgtaatattagacttccttatagaatgaggaaggttgttggaaatatctctataaatattctaggtcatgaggggaaaaagttatgagatggagatgggcttGTAGAGACTAtatgaggtggatagagatgtgaggaagaacgggaggtacctgatggagcgagagggctcgtagtaaggtatggatacaaggagtggggaaacatgagatgtttcgggaacccaatagttgtatctggttctatcctctgtaatattctctattgtatagtggaatcattctctctcattcgtggacgtaggcatggttagccgaaccacgttaaaacctcgtataccgtatgtgtgattgttttatctttatgttcttgaactaacattgttggcatcaaagcttgggttgaagatttttggaagagtaaaagatcacaaaacacacaagatgaaaacaaaaggaattttcactgaatGTGGAGTCGCTTgctctttcgtggtgatatgatacaaaaaggtttgtgtcagattgaagattaacttcatggaATATTGGTCAAAGGTGaagattgttaggaagtgtcccaaattcctaattagtacagattcctttttgtaaagaatattatatagaatatttctagtgtgatatattattgtaatattagactttcttatagaataaggaaggttgttggaaatatctctataaatattctaggtcatgaggggaaaaagttatgagatggagatgggcttgtagagactatacgaggtggatagagatgtgaggaagaacgggaggtacctgatggagcgagagggctcgtagtaaggtatggatataaggagtggggaaacatgggatgtttcgagaacccaatagttgtatctggttctgttttctgtaatattctcttatgtatagtggaatcattatctctcatccgtggacgtaggcatgtttggccgaaccacattaaaacctcgtgtaccgtatgtgtgattgttttatctttgtgttcttgaactaacattgttagcatcaaagctttcgttggcattacaactggtatcagagcttgggttaaagatttctggaagagtaaaagatcacaaaacacacaagatgaaaacaaaaggaattttcactaaaggtggagtcgattgctctttcgtggtgatatgatacaaaaaggtttgtgtcagattgaagattaacttcatggaATATTGGTCAAAGGTGaagattgttaggaagtgtcccaaattcctaattagtatagattcctttttgtaaagaatattatatagaatatttctaggttgatatattattgtaatattagacttccttatagaataaggaaggttgttggaaatatctctataaatattctaagtcatgaggggaaaaagttatgagatggagatgggtttgtagagactatacgagatggatagagatgtgaggaagaacgggaggtacccggtgaagcgagagggctcgtagtaaggtatggatacaaggaatggggaaacatgggatgtttcgagaacccaatagttgtatctgcttctgtcctttataatattctctattgtatagtgaaatcattctctctcatccgtggatgtaggcatggttggccgaaccacgttaaagcctcgtgtaccgtatgtgtgattgttttatctttgtgttcttgaactaacattgttggcatcaaagctttcgctggcacAACAGTTTTCTTGTTAGGATTTTTTTAgttgtatttttatattcttttacatgttttttgttAGGGTTTTTTAGGCTGTTTTTAGTTGGGGTATTTTGCGATTGTTTTTTATTAGGGTTTTTCATGTATGTTTTATGTTAAAATTGTGGTTGAGATTTTTTGTGATGGGATTTACGTTTGTGTTTTTTGTTGAGGTTTTGGTTGGTGTTTTCTGTTAGGATTTTGGTTTAAGCTTTTTGTAGTAGGTTTTGGTTGAGGTTTTTTACGATTggattttggtttgtttttttcatttgttttctaataggtggtttttttttttgtagtttcaCGTGAAGATGAGATTGCAACGTtcatcaagattttttttttggtaaataaaacGAAAACTTAACAATAGTATAGTTCAAGCTATTATACTCAAATTCTTTGTAAATGAAATAGAAACTTAACCTTAGTTAAATTACTTGTATATAAAACTTAATCATGGTATAGTTTATGTTATCATTATGATTGAGAACTTACCCTTAGTTAAATTCTTTGTAAACCAAACTTAACTTTTTTGCAATTTAAGTGAATATCGTTAATGAGAAATTAACCTTtgcaaattttataataaataaaatttaatgtaaGTAAACTTTTccaatgaaaattaaaataagttgtttgaaagataaaatagttgcaaagaaaaaaaaaataatgaaaagagaAATGTAGAGATAAATGTGTTATAATATGAAATGAATAAAGTAAGAAGAAAGATATGTTGTTGAAGGCAAACAAAATAAGGGGTAAAAAATGTCCAAAGAGTGTTatttatcaacaaaattaaGGGGGAatgatgtttttataatttgatacTTATTTTGAGTcatcaatcataaaataatatgtatttaataaGATCTCATTGGAATATTTACTTTATAGATATTTGGTAAAAAGACCTGAAATActcttaaaattagaaaaataacctctcatcatcattttttttttaaactaaccCATTTTGGACATTTTTGCCCTTCTTTGTTGTAGGAGAAATGTTATTACCCCTCATTCCTAATTCATTTCCCTCTCATTTTTATACCTAGCTTgctttctctctttgtttaCGCTCTCTCAAGGGATAAAAATCAACCTTAGGAGTTCTTCCATCAAGGGATAAAGATCAACTCCAAGAGTTCTtcaatctttctttcttcttcaaaaTCGTCACATTCTACATTTTTGCTGCCATCAAGGGATAAAGATCAACTCCAAGAGTTCTtcaatctttctttcttcttcaaaaTCGTCACATTCTACATTTTTGCTGCAATTTTTTGTCGAGGTTTTTTGCTatatgtttcttttctttctttttggatttttgtagttatttttaGTTAGggtttattgttgttgttaggGTTTTTTGTTAGGGTGTTTTAcgtttgtttcttttttggttttttgtaattctatttaaaacttctatgatttttttgttagagttttttatagttattttttattggagacttttggttttgtttcttATTGGGATATTTTAATTGgagtttttttgttattgtttttattagagttttttttGCAATTGGGTTTTATTAGATTTCGAGTTTTTATtggagatttttatttttgttattttgttggGATTTCAATTGGAGTTTTTTTGTAGTTGTTTTATATTAAGGTTTTTTGCAAGCTGGCTTTTATTgggttttgaatttttgttggaGACTTTTGTGTTTGTGTCTTTATTAGGATTTAGGTTGGATTTTTTTAacggttttttttattaatgttttttgTAGTCGGGTTTTATTGGGTATCAAAGATGAGATCAAATAGATGAACATTCTAAttaagatttataaataaaacaagaactTAACCTCAATGAAGTTCTTTATAAATGAAACTTAGTCATGATACAATTTAGGTTATTATAATCAAGTTTTTTTTGTAGATGAAAGGGAAACTTAAACGCCAATAAagttctttataaataaaacttaaatataGTATAGTTCAAATCATGATTGAGAATATAGccttatttagttttaaaaaaaactaaacttaacTCCTGTACAGCTTAAGTGAATACCTTTAATAAGAAATTGATCTTAGTAGTAAAAGAagtgaattgaaaaaaataaatgtaatataaaaaaggatgaaatgattataatgaagaagaaaaatcgTGGGAAAgtgatatttttgaaaacaaacaaaGTAAAGAGGGGTAAAAGAGtcatttttcaacaaaattacAAGAAATGTTATCTTTATAATTTGATAGTTATTTTGGGTCATGCATCCAAATCACCCTAATTTATACACTTTGATTGGATATGCTTGCGTCTTCATTTAATAATCGAGAGTTTGTTATACACTTTGAACGATCCAAATTATAACATCGGTATTATAccaaatcaataataaaacatTAATTCTCCTACTATTTATCAATAATCTAAGAACTTAGAAGcaatattaatgatattaaaatctccatttacaaataattttttaataggtGCCATTTTGTGGAGTAAACCAAATCAATTAGAAGATTTAGATGTTTAGATTTAAGATGTTTGTACATGCATCCTCTTATCCGttaataattaaagaaattaagggtaaacaaaaagaacaaaagattCATTTGATCTCCAAGCAAACAGATCAGAGAACACCCACCGGTCTTCTTTTTTGAAAcattcaaaataaaaggaaaaataattccaCCTGGGAAAGGAAATTCTTATGttattcaaattataattaagtgtaaatactaatttattattattattattattatttcaagttCTTTACCTAGGAACGatgagaattttcaaaattttcaaaatttgtagCTATTTTTTGACCCACATTTTCTCATCACCCCAAAAAATGGAGCTGGAGGATAATGCAGGATCCAGATTCTTCCAAAGTCAATTTATTGCATGAAAGAGTCTACAGAACTATCATTCTCAACTGCCAGTCCACCAAAACTTGCCAGTGGAGTTCAAAAGATTATCACATTAGTCTTCTCCATCGTTCCAAGAAGAACACTGAACAGAGTAGTagccaagagaaaaaaaaaatggcagaaaGCAGTATTGTGTTTTTCCTAATGAAGTTGGGCAAATTGGTAGCGCAAGAAGCTAAACTTTTTAGAGAAGTTGAAGGGCAGATAAGCGTGTTGAGTAACGAGCTTGAATGGATTCGTCTCTTCCTTGAAGAAGCAGGTGGCAAACGCACTTACAACAAAAGACTCAAGCTTTGGATGAATCAGATTAGAGACGCAGCCTATGATGCAGAAGACATAATCGACGACTTCATGTTCGAGCTGGAACGCCCGCGCCAGCACAGACTCAATCATCTCAAGTTCCTCAGGTGCTTACCCACAAGCGTTAGCTTTGCTGACAAGTTAACATTGGTCCACGAGCTCCATGGCCGTATCAAAGAGATCAATGTCAAAATTGAGAAGACCTTAGCTAATAAATCGAGGTGCGGTATCAAAAATCCAAGCAGTACTACTTCTGAAGCTTGGAAATGGAAATCTTCCAGTGAAGTCGTGCTGCAGGAAGAGAAGAAGAGGAGCCCAATTGTTGAAGAAATCAACCCAGTGGGAATGGAAGATAGCGTGGAAGAAGTGAAGCAAATGATCGTTGAGGAAGAGTCATCGGgaacaacaacaacaagaaGAGTGGTGTCCATTGTGGGGATGGGCGGTCTTGGAAAAACAACTCTTGCTCAAAGAGTTTATAATCACAGTGATGTTAAGAACCACTTTGATTATGTTACTTGGGTTTATGTGTCTCAAGATTGCAGAATCAAAGAGCTTTTGGTCGAGATCGCCAATGATTGCAAGCCTGATCgtgatgaagaaagaaaaatatcaaagaaaccGCCGAGAGAAGTTATTAAAGAATTTCTCGAGGAAAAGAAGTACTTGGTAGTACTGGACGATATATGGAGCATCAAAGTTCGGGATGAGTTGATCTCATGTTTTCCAGAATCAAGAAATGGCAAAGTGCTTATCACTACTCGCAATCAGGAGATCGCTTCACATGCCAATTCACAGCTCTACAAACTTCGTCTACTAAATAAAACAGAAAGTTGGGACCTTTTCCTCAAAAAAATTGTAGTCCCTGCAGAATTGGAAGATTTGGGAAAGAAGATGACAGCAAAATGTCATGGGCTGCCTCTTGCCATTGTGGCGTTGGGAAGCCTTCTATCAAGAAAAGACAAGACAACTTCATCATGGAGGAAAGTACTTGAAAGCTTGGAGTGGCATCTAAATCAAGGCCCGGAGTCATGTTTTGGAATTCTTGCTTTAAGTTACAATGACTTGCCTTATTACTTGAAGTCTTGTTTTCTGTATTGCGGTCTTTTTCTCGAAGATTCAGAGATCAAGGTCAGTAAATTGTTCCAAATGTGGATTGCAGAGGGCTTCGTGCAAAGACGGGGTGAAGAAAAGGTAGAAAAAGTTGCTGAAGATTACTTGGAAGAACTGATCAACAGAAGCATGATTCGAGTGGTGAAACGGAAGTCAAACGGAGGAATAAAGTCTTGTCACATTCATGGTCTTCTTCGAGATCTTGCCATTTCTGAAGccaaagattcaaaattttttgaggTATACGAAAACACCGATTATACATCCCCCATCAGTGTTCGCCGACTTACAATTCCTCACAAGAAAGAAATTGTGCACCATATTAATAGTTCCCGCCTTCGATCTTTGATTGGTTTCGTTGGTGAAGACAGTTTAACATCTTGTCTGGCACCCAAATTGCTCACAGTGTTAGACGTAGAACTGTCTACGAAACTAAAGATCACACTCCCAAAGGAAATAGGTGAACTTATCCGTTTGAAGTACATGCGTTTACGGGGTGGTCATGGATTAAGGCTTCCAGAGTCCATAGGTAGACTTGTTAATCTACAGACATTGGACTGTCGATTCGGTAAGATTCCCTGGAGCGTTTGGAGACTGCACCAATTGAGACATTTATATGGTTATTATAGTACCGTTTTAAGCCGGCCAATGATGAGTAGATGCCTTACATTTAATggtgatttgagtattcatctGCTTACCAACCTTCAAACATTGAAGTTGGCTCCGGGTCCTTGGTTGGAGGATGGTTTGGGAAAGCTACCCCAGCTTAAGAAACTAAGAATAACTGACGGACGCTTCAAGAATTCCAGTGAATTATATCCTGAAAACCTCATGAAACTAACCTTGCAGAATTGTGATCTAGAGGAGGACCCAATGCTGACACTAAAGAAGCTGCCAAACTTGAGAATTCTTAAGCTAATGGGTAATTCCTGTGGAAGCAAAATGGTCTGCTCTTCTGGAGGGTTCCTTCAACTCGAAGTCTTGGGGTTGCATTGGTTGAAGAAACTGGAGGAATTGAAAGTGGAGGAAGGTGCATTGCCTAACTTAAGGGCTTTGCAAATTAGAGGTAAAATAATGATAAAGGTTCCTCAAGGATTATTGCAGTTGGAAAATCTTCGGGAACTAAAGCTGAAGCGTGTAAGCTCTCAATTAATCGAAGAGGTGCATGAGGGTAAGGGAGAAGATTGGGATAAACTCAGGCGCATTACCTACATTGAAAAGTAAGCTTGGTTTTAATTGCTATAAGAAAGATCAACTTTGTGTAGGTAGGTCTGTTTTCTCTTCTGAAAATCCTCTGCTATTGTAAAATCATTATGAGTTGATTGTG contains these protein-coding regions:
- the LOC100254147 gene encoding probable disease resistance protein RF45, translated to MAESSIVFFLMKLGKLVAQEAKLFREVEGQISVLSNELEWIRLFLEEAGGKRTYNKRLKLWMNQIRDAAYDAEDIIDDFMFELERPRQHRLNHLKFLRCLPTSVSFADKLTLVHELHGRIKEINVKIEKTLANKSRCGIKNPSSTTSEAWKWKSSSEVVLQEEKKRSPIVEEINPVGMEDSVEEVKQMIVEEESSGTTTTRRVVSIVGMGGLGKTTLAQRVYNHSDVKNHFDYVTWVYVSQDCRIKELLVEIANDCKPDRDEERKISKKPPREVIKEFLEEKKYLVVLDDIWSIKVRDELISCFPESRNGKVLITTRNQEIASHANSQLYKLRLLNKTESWDLFLKKIVVPAELEDLGKKMTAKCHGLPLAIVALGSLLSRKDKTTSSWRKVLESLEWHLNQGPESCFGILALSYNDLPYYLKSCFLYCGLFLEDSEIKVSKLFQMWIAEGFVQRRGEEKVEKVAEDYLEELINRSMIRVVKRKSNGGIKSCHIHGLLRDLAISEAKDSKFFEVYENTDYTSPISVRRLTIPHKKEIVHHINSSRLRSLIGFVGEDSLTSCLAPKLLTVLDVELSTKLKITLPKEIGELIRLKYMRLRGGHGLRLPESIGRLVNLQTLDCRFGKIPWSVWRLHQLRHLYGYYSTVLSRPMMSRCLTFNGDLSIHLLTNLQTLKLAPGPWLEDGLGKLPQLKKLRITDGRFKNSSELYPENLMKLTLQNCDLEEDPMLTLKKLPNLRILKLMGNSCGSKMVCSSGGFLQLEVLGLHWLKKLEELKVEEGALPNLRALQIRGKIMIKVPQGLLQLENLRELKLKRVSSQLIEEVHEGKGEDWDKLRRITYIEK